One window of Stenotrophomonas indicatrix genomic DNA carries:
- a CDS encoding 2-hydroxyacid dehydrogenase, whose product MQIAVFSARPYDRRFLEEANAREGAGQPFQFVYFDAALDVHTAALAQDCAAVCVFVNDRLDEPVLQALHVLGVHAVLLRCAGFNNVDLAAANALGLFVARVPAYSPEAVAEHALALVMTLNRQTHRAYNRVREGNFMLDGLLGRTLHGKTVGIVGTGKIGLATARIFRGMGCTVLGRDPYPSPAFAEIGAMVGLDELLSRSDIVSLHCPLTPDTQHLIDDASLARMKSGAMLVNTSRGGLVDTHAVIRALKSRRLGHLAIDVYEQESALFFQDLSGEIIDDEAFQRLMTFPNVLVTGHQGFFTVEALQEISAITLGNLADFAAGRECGNRVAAG is encoded by the coding sequence ATGCAGATCGCCGTTTTCAGTGCCCGTCCCTACGATCGCCGCTTTCTCGAGGAAGCCAACGCGCGCGAAGGGGCAGGGCAGCCGTTCCAGTTCGTGTACTTCGACGCCGCGCTGGATGTGCACACCGCCGCACTGGCACAGGACTGCGCTGCCGTCTGCGTGTTCGTCAATGACCGGCTTGATGAGCCGGTGCTGCAGGCCCTGCATGTGCTGGGCGTGCACGCGGTGCTGCTGCGCTGCGCCGGCTTCAACAATGTGGACCTGGCCGCTGCGAACGCGCTCGGCCTGTTCGTCGCCCGCGTGCCGGCCTACTCGCCGGAAGCCGTTGCCGAACACGCACTGGCGCTGGTGATGACCCTCAACCGGCAGACCCATCGCGCCTACAACCGCGTGCGTGAGGGCAACTTCATGCTTGATGGCCTGCTCGGCCGCACCCTGCATGGCAAAACCGTGGGCATCGTCGGTACCGGCAAGATCGGGCTGGCCACCGCGCGCATCTTCCGCGGCATGGGCTGCACCGTGCTGGGGCGCGATCCGTATCCTTCGCCGGCGTTCGCCGAGATCGGTGCGATGGTTGGGCTGGACGAGCTGCTCTCGCGCTCGGACATCGTCTCGCTGCATTGCCCGCTGACGCCGGATACCCAGCACCTGATCGACGACGCCTCGCTGGCGCGGATGAAGTCCGGCGCGATGCTGGTCAACACCTCGCGCGGCGGCCTGGTCGATACCCACGCAGTGATCCGCGCGCTGAAGTCGCGCCGGCTGGGTCACCTGGCCATCGACGTTTACGAGCAGGAAAGCGCGCTGTTCTTCCAGGATCTGTCCGGCGAGATCATCGACGACGAGGCCTTCCAGCGGTTGATGACCTTCCCCAACGTGCTGGTGACCGGCCACCAGGGCTTCTTCACCGTGGAGGCGCTGCAGGAGATCTCGGCGATCACGCTGGGCAACCTGGCCGATTTCGCGGCGGGGCGGGAGTGCGGCAACCGGGTGGCGGCGGGTTGA
- a CDS encoding RNA polymerase sigma factor, with amino-acid sequence MPDVFIAFVREERAPLCAFLRARGVGPEDAEDIAQDCMERLIRYRAHDTEELRLLLYRIARNRLADRGRSPQSRNHLSLTERDGNEEAASASPDPLRQAESGQMLALLRQALFKLPERAREVYLLNRITGMSYTQIAQHCGITAKTVEKHIARALQGLRKELGPDPLHNDGDTE; translated from the coding sequence ATTCCGGACGTCTTCATTGCATTCGTACGTGAGGAACGCGCGCCGCTGTGCGCGTTCCTGCGCGCCCGCGGTGTCGGTCCCGAGGATGCCGAGGACATCGCCCAGGACTGCATGGAGCGCCTGATCCGCTACCGCGCACACGACACCGAGGAACTGCGGCTGCTGCTGTACCGCATCGCCCGCAACCGCCTGGCAGACCGCGGGCGCTCGCCGCAATCGCGCAACCACCTGTCGCTGACCGAACGCGACGGCAACGAAGAAGCCGCCAGTGCTTCTCCTGATCCGCTGCGTCAGGCAGAATCCGGGCAGATGCTCGCCCTGCTGCGCCAGGCATTGTTCAAGCTTCCCGAACGTGCCCGCGAGGTGTACCTGCTCAACCGCATCACCGGGATGAGCTATACACAGATCGCCCAGCATTGTGGCATCACCGCCAAGACCGTGGAAAAACACATTGCCCGTGCATTGCAGGGCCTGCGCAAGGAGCTGGGCCCCGATCCTCTCCACAATGATGGAGACACCGAATGA
- a CDS encoding PP2C family serine/threonine-protein phosphatase encodes MAWRVMAASATGRSHLDRGQPCQDAYASVQVGQTLVAVVCDGAGSASHSDVGARHVSSSVAASVTGSAQLGADPLALPVDALRSIIETAVDDARGQLAMLALSQGLKLSDHACTLVGAVATRDGGWFFHVGDGVAACAFSNESPDAVSLPANGEYANETWFVTGSNWREQLRLTRFEGAIDALVLMSDGVQPFAMSRAGDSLFQPFIAPVIRYLSGVDETHGSQALHATLADPRTDQITGDDKTLLVALPA; translated from the coding sequence ATGGCCTGGCGCGTGATGGCCGCATCGGCCACGGGACGGTCCCATCTGGACCGTGGGCAGCCCTGCCAGGACGCCTATGCGTCGGTGCAGGTGGGGCAGACATTGGTCGCGGTGGTCTGCGATGGCGCAGGCTCCGCGTCGCACAGCGATGTGGGCGCGCGGCATGTATCCAGCAGCGTGGCGGCGTCGGTTACCGGGTCCGCGCAGCTCGGCGCCGATCCACTGGCACTGCCGGTGGACGCGCTGCGCAGCATCATCGAAACCGCTGTCGACGATGCGCGCGGGCAGCTGGCGATGCTTGCGCTGAGCCAGGGCCTGAAGCTATCCGACCATGCCTGCACGCTGGTAGGGGCGGTCGCTACACGCGATGGCGGCTGGTTCTTCCATGTCGGCGATGGCGTGGCCGCCTGTGCGTTCAGCAATGAATCGCCCGATGCGGTATCGCTGCCTGCCAATGGCGAGTACGCCAACGAAACCTGGTTCGTGACCGGCAGCAACTGGCGCGAGCAGCTGCGGCTGACCCGCTTCGAAGGGGCAATCGACGCGCTGGTGCTGATGTCCGATGGCGTGCAGCCGTTTGCGATGTCGCGCGCGGGCGACAGCTTGTTCCAACCGTTCATCGCACCGGTGATCCGTTATCTGTCCGGCGTCGATGAGACCCACGGCAGCCAAGCGCTGCATGCGACGCTGGCCGACCCGCGCACCGATCAGATCACCGGCGACGACAAGACGTTGCTGGTCGCGCTGCCGGCCTGA
- a CDS encoding VWA domain-containing protein yields MSIAAIPDVSLVDNSEQRTPLILVLDCSGSMSGGPIEQLNAGLKLLEQELKADVIAAKRVRVLLVEYGGMDNAAISGDWCDAMDFTAPTLSANGTTPTGAAVEVALQEIEDEKARFRQAGVAYTRPWLFLMSDGQPTDAWEAVAEQCREAEQQNKVAVFPIAVGNADMSVLGQFSRNGERGVKRLQGLQFKELFLWLSASMRVVSNSTPGGQVQLPATDSWSQVPV; encoded by the coding sequence ATGTCCATTGCTGCAATCCCCGATGTTTCGCTGGTCGACAACAGTGAGCAGCGCACGCCGCTGATCCTGGTGCTGGACTGTTCCGGCAGCATGAGTGGTGGCCCCATCGAGCAGTTGAACGCGGGCCTGAAGCTGCTGGAGCAGGAGCTGAAAGCCGATGTGATCGCGGCCAAGCGTGTGCGCGTGCTGCTGGTCGAGTACGGCGGCATGGACAACGCGGCCATCAGCGGTGACTGGTGCGATGCGATGGATTTCACCGCGCCCACGTTGTCGGCCAATGGCACCACGCCGACCGGTGCGGCCGTGGAAGTGGCGCTGCAGGAGATTGAAGACGAGAAGGCGCGCTTCCGCCAGGCCGGCGTTGCCTACACCCGGCCGTGGCTGTTCCTGATGTCCGATGGCCAGCCCACGGACGCCTGGGAAGCGGTGGCCGAGCAGTGCCGCGAGGCCGAGCAGCAGAACAAGGTGGCGGTGTTCCCGATCGCTGTCGGTAATGCTGACATGAGCGTGCTGGGTCAGTTCAGCCGCAATGGCGAGCGCGGCGTGAAGCGCCTGCAGGGCCTGCAGTTCAAGGAACTGTTCCTGTGGCTGAGCGCGAGCATGCGGGTGGTCTCCAACTCGACGCCCGGTGGCCAGGTGCAATTGCCGGCCACCGACAGCTGGTCACAAGTGCCGGTCTGA
- a CDS encoding autotransporter domain-containing protein, with translation MKHSKLSIALAGLVGIATLGQMDDVMAMNYHVQGDRVVLSGGVTVADVVALPALLAKAQAEGRPIREVVLRTSNGGALIAGEWLQGVIRTNGLNTIVSGHCISSCSIMQSGGVERYLAGDLPLVDSVQIHAASSGGKVIYTPSPRMTEIYTGNYGGGMDAGLLHKAMYEVVQPNGLLVFRDPARTTGASVSFDPDGSGRKLETFPGQDIHSNNIITAAGYRDPGDTLTVTGNVSGDINPGYLRTARQLQAFVDDDFSRWNDTDFATTYINQAVSIYNAAARGPNGIGRFSVQDFLNDPGIQADLLASLRLSELDASTLGNSAGVIRVAKGGTWRTAETTGADFMLVENGTIALEGGALRTPELRVLAAGMVVGHGDIASVANDSDALFDGTGPSFREDGFNRLRVYGTLMPRGGDLVTHGYVNIMPGGKVLFDVTEAGGANSGRLRVGDFYDSGTNEGALVISPGAHLELNVAQGFYAGNYQRELVSGPIYQGGFTDAVRLGDTGYTASITDGEVFRPRHNSLLSFNINQTAEGLSLTANPGFDQLAQLTGNNGNDGLGRALAAAGQRQDAGLKPLLGALQFADRDVIAQQAGALRGDGHASLRLADNALVGSIGSVVQQHQAARRSGSGDAGGLAAQAAQAASAQPGMANGSLFNQLAMHLVEPAGAGGGNTNFGGEAPRNHGLWGRGFGSHGRIDGEGGVAGLSHTVGGIVLGADTQLADDRLTLGVSAAAADMSTKGRDGSGFTGDVRALDVGGYLDATYSRGYLSASVRYTDLRHDTRRSIEGIDGLQGPLRAKYNNDAISARLEHGFSFTTAKGVVIQPLLPVVDYARTSATRFNEGQGAGALVGRGDSLESIRVGAGLQLFKTFEGNNGERITPRARVVWQKELGDTQARYSTGFAAAPDLVFGASSQTVGEQVLAWNLGVTSRASDRLSVMVDYVGERRDGQLQNGVMLGLGYTF, from the coding sequence ATGAAGCATTCGAAGTTGAGCATCGCCCTGGCCGGCCTGGTGGGTATCGCGACCCTGGGCCAGATGGATGACGTCATGGCAATGAATTATCACGTGCAGGGCGATCGCGTCGTGCTCAGTGGCGGTGTCACCGTCGCCGACGTCGTCGCGCTGCCGGCGCTGCTGGCCAAAGCGCAGGCCGAAGGCCGTCCGATCCGCGAAGTCGTGCTGCGCACCTCCAATGGTGGCGCGCTGATCGCGGGTGAGTGGCTGCAGGGGGTGATCCGCACCAATGGCCTGAACACCATCGTGTCCGGCCACTGCATCTCGTCCTGCTCGATCATGCAGTCCGGTGGCGTCGAGCGTTACCTGGCCGGTGACCTGCCGCTGGTCGACTCGGTGCAGATCCACGCCGCCAGCAGCGGTGGCAAGGTGATCTATACGCCTTCGCCGCGGATGACCGAGATCTACACCGGCAACTACGGCGGCGGCATGGATGCCGGGTTGCTGCACAAGGCCATGTACGAGGTGGTGCAGCCCAACGGTCTGCTGGTGTTCCGCGATCCGGCCCGGACCACCGGCGCGTCGGTCAGCTTCGATCCCGATGGCAGCGGCCGCAAGCTGGAAACCTTCCCCGGCCAGGACATCCACAGCAACAACATCATCACCGCCGCCGGCTACCGCGACCCGGGCGACACCCTGACCGTCACCGGCAATGTCAGCGGCGACATCAATCCGGGCTACCTGCGCACCGCACGCCAGCTGCAGGCGTTCGTCGACGACGACTTCTCGCGCTGGAACGATACCGACTTCGCCACCACGTACATCAACCAGGCCGTTTCCATCTACAACGCGGCGGCACGCGGTCCCAACGGCATCGGTCGCTTCTCGGTGCAGGACTTCCTCAACGATCCGGGCATCCAGGCCGACCTGCTGGCGAGCCTGCGCCTGTCGGAGCTGGATGCCTCCACGCTGGGCAATTCGGCCGGTGTGATCCGCGTGGCCAAGGGCGGCACCTGGCGCACCGCCGAGACCACCGGCGCCGATTTCATGCTGGTGGAGAACGGCACCATCGCCCTGGAGGGCGGGGCCCTGCGGACCCCGGAGCTGCGCGTGCTGGCGGCCGGCATGGTGGTCGGCCACGGTGACATCGCCTCGGTCGCCAACGACTCGGATGCGCTGTTCGATGGCACCGGTCCCTCATTCCGCGAGGATGGCTTCAACCGCCTGCGCGTGTACGGCACCCTGATGCCGCGTGGCGGTGATCTGGTCACCCACGGCTACGTCAACATCATGCCAGGCGGCAAGGTGCTGTTCGACGTCACCGAGGCGGGCGGGGCCAACAGTGGCCGCCTGCGCGTGGGCGACTTCTACGATAGCGGCACCAACGAAGGCGCGCTGGTCATCTCGCCGGGCGCGCACCTTGAACTGAACGTGGCACAGGGCTTCTACGCCGGCAACTACCAGCGTGAGCTGGTGAGCGGCCCGATCTACCAGGGCGGTTTCACCGATGCGGTGCGCCTGGGCGACACCGGCTATACGGCCAGCATCACCGACGGCGAGGTGTTCCGGCCGCGCCACAACTCGCTGCTGAGCTTCAACATCAACCAGACCGCCGAGGGCCTGTCGCTGACCGCCAACCCCGGCTTCGACCAGCTCGCGCAGCTCACCGGCAACAACGGCAACGATGGACTCGGTCGCGCGCTGGCTGCTGCGGGCCAGCGCCAGGATGCCGGCCTGAAGCCGCTGCTGGGGGCGCTGCAGTTCGCTGACCGCGATGTGATCGCCCAGCAGGCCGGTGCACTGCGTGGTGATGGCCACGCCAGCCTGCGCCTGGCCGACAACGCCCTGGTTGGCAGCATCGGCAGCGTGGTGCAGCAGCACCAGGCCGCACGACGCAGCGGCAGCGGTGACGCCGGCGGCCTGGCCGCACAGGCAGCGCAGGCGGCTTCGGCGCAGCCCGGCATGGCCAATGGCAGCCTGTTCAACCAGTTGGCGATGCACCTGGTGGAGCCGGCGGGGGCGGGCGGTGGCAACACCAACTTCGGCGGCGAAGCACCACGCAACCACGGCCTCTGGGGCCGCGGCTTCGGCAGCCATGGCCGCATCGACGGTGAGGGCGGCGTGGCCGGCCTGAGCCATACCGTCGGCGGCATCGTGCTCGGTGCCGATACGCAGCTGGCCGATGACCGGCTGACCCTGGGCGTCAGCGCTGCCGCCGCCGACATGTCGACCAAGGGCCGCGATGGTTCCGGGTTCACCGGTGATGTGCGCGCGCTGGATGTGGGCGGCTACCTGGATGCCACCTACTCGCGTGGATACCTCTCGGCCTCGGTGCGCTACACCGACCTGCGCCACGACACCCGCCGCAGCATCGAGGGCATCGACGGCCTGCAGGGCCCGCTGCGTGCCAAGTACAACAACGATGCGATCTCGGCCCGCTTGGAGCACGGCTTCTCGTTCACCACCGCCAAGGGTGTGGTGATCCAGCCGCTGCTGCCGGTAGTGGACTACGCGCGCACCTCCGCCACCCGTTTCAATGAAGGGCAGGGTGCTGGCGCACTGGTCGGGCGTGGTGACAGCCTGGAAAGCATCCGTGTCGGCGCGGGCCTGCAGTTGTTCAAGACCTTCGAAGGTAACAACGGCGAGCGCATCACTCCGCGCGCGCGCGTGGTCTGGCAGAAGGAACTGGGCGACACCCAGGCCCGTTACAGCACCGGCTTCGCCGCTGCGCCGGACCTGGTGTTCGGTGCCAGCAGCCAGACCGTGGGCGAGCAGGTGCTGGCCTGGAACCTGGGTGTGACCAGCCGCGCCAGCGATCGCCTGTCGGTGATGGTTGACTACGTGGGCGAGCGTCGCGACGGCCAGCTGCAGAACGGCGTGATGCTGGGCCTGGGTTATACGTTCTAA
- a CDS encoding FecR domain-containing protein, whose translation MIRNDNRDDTLLFEHASAWVARLEAPDCSPEERQSFEDWLAEDPAHVSAWVQAERLNQRSAGLAGDPWLRTAAARAARRPQRRWLPNVAAAAGVCLAVGLGWMLYSDGNPTALTYANTSLLPQQRTLADGSIAVLDAGTMLTARFGWRKRELALEHGRIQLQVEPSSRSLRVQAGGSSIRDIGTTFQVERLADGRVEVALLEGVVEVTSGSAQHTLSPGQQLQVLASGKIQPGPQLSSTAAAEAWPQGKLVFDGTPLATVVERMNRYGSTPLVVADPDIADLAVSGTFRAGDAHELLSALELGWSIAGQPRSDGALELRRTY comes from the coding sequence ATGATCCGCAACGACAACAGGGATGACACGTTGCTTTTTGAACACGCAAGCGCCTGGGTGGCCCGGCTGGAAGCCCCCGACTGCAGCCCCGAAGAGCGTCAATCCTTCGAGGACTGGCTGGCCGAGGATCCCGCGCACGTCAGCGCATGGGTGCAGGCCGAGAGGCTGAACCAGCGCAGTGCCGGTCTGGCCGGCGACCCGTGGCTGCGCACCGCCGCCGCGCGCGCGGCACGCAGGCCGCAGCGACGTTGGCTGCCGAATGTGGCCGCCGCCGCCGGCGTGTGCCTCGCCGTTGGCCTGGGCTGGATGCTGTACAGCGATGGCAACCCCACAGCGCTGACCTATGCCAACACCAGCCTGCTGCCGCAGCAGCGCACCCTGGCCGATGGCAGCATCGCCGTGCTCGACGCCGGCACCATGCTCACCGCACGCTTCGGCTGGCGCAAACGCGAACTGGCGCTGGAACACGGCCGCATCCAGCTGCAGGTCGAACCGTCATCACGCTCGCTGCGGGTGCAGGCCGGTGGCAGTTCGATCCGCGATATCGGCACCACCTTCCAGGTGGAACGCCTGGCTGACGGCCGGGTCGAGGTCGCGCTGCTGGAAGGCGTGGTGGAAGTCACCAGTGGTAGCGCGCAGCACACGCTCTCGCCGGGCCAGCAGCTGCAGGTCCTGGCGTCCGGGAAGATCCAACCGGGCCCGCAGCTGTCCTCGACCGCCGCCGCCGAGGCCTGGCCTCAGGGCAAGCTGGTGTTCGATGGCACGCCCCTGGCCACCGTGGTCGAACGCATGAACCGCTATGGCAGCACGCCACTGGTGGTCGCCGACCCGGATATCGCCGACCTCGCGGTCAGCGGCACCTTCCGTGCAGGCGACGCGCACGAACTGCTTTCCGCCCTGGAACTGGGGTGGTCCATTGCTGGCCAGCCGCGCTCGGATGGCGCGCTGGAACTGCGCCGCACCTACTGA
- a CDS encoding TonB-dependent receptor has product MPAPGVLRWDMLRWGLLQALLCVVLVPGVAATTGAAEAVRQVDYRIAPGALSPALQQWARQSGIALVFDARELADLRTSGVAGSLAPAAALKQLVAGMPVNILQTPSGGFVVRRHAAPPAVVAQPVRRPPPPAPPKPVQVELAPIHVTGSRLPRTSVQTTLPVTVIDREDILRSGYGTLFDLLRHLPGMNGHPPLSTSRSGDSLYLPVGAAATTSLDGMGPRATLFLVNGRRLPRYPMVSLEEGGLTDLGGIPLSFVERIELVRGGASAIYGADAMSGVVNIILRDQAEGPEATLQSGVSSRGDGDQYRLQAATGGVREDGDRWFAGVDLHRLQHVAGDQRDWHAETSLYPIGLILANGNYYPATQCDRPLQREDDGCWFDNARPRSLQPASETLSGYLRYRHERGDGRYAYVEARASHNRQRFELGPTAVALNFSRGAILNVVLQEGGEVRPRVHATEGDISFGMGREHAGRSWDAGLSAQRSQVDLRTEGTVRSERLLEATRTLDFLPGFSTLPAGLAEELFPAIHNRGRTEQLQGWWGMQRTLMTLPGGAAQLATGIDLRRERWTSLPDPLLGKGELALGLPMEQRRLSRQSNAAYAELGLPLAPTLRLDVAARLDRDGGDTAFSPRAGLRWSPGPHWSFLLASGRGYRAPSIFERRRPPGYFGLYGLPASASLPPCARPLRGGGCAVEVEVVENDVLKAETSRSHSLAASWTPNDAFSLSLTHNIVELRNEILALQPSDALWNPGTWELDEQGRLRDLRLSFDNIGRTTSRNWVLRGEYRVDAGRNGQWLFSLDALKQQELRRDRSHGQSVDLRGHATPANAGILNVQWQNPSWDIALRGNRVGRTRAWLAGEACAQEQHDQGRCMNPAQLRWNLHLARRLSPRVIAALDVHNLLDTQPVNYLIGSGGQMPGLDDPLGRYFLLTLQFR; this is encoded by the coding sequence ATGCCGGCGCCGGGTGTGCTTCGTTGGGACATGCTGCGCTGGGGCCTGCTGCAGGCCCTGCTGTGCGTTGTGCTGGTGCCCGGTGTGGCGGCCACGACAGGCGCTGCCGAGGCAGTCAGGCAGGTCGACTATCGGATCGCTCCTGGCGCCCTGTCGCCGGCACTACAGCAATGGGCACGCCAGAGCGGCATCGCCCTGGTGTTCGACGCACGGGAACTGGCCGACCTGCGCACCAGCGGCGTCGCCGGCTCGCTGGCGCCGGCCGCCGCACTGAAGCAGCTCGTCGCCGGCATGCCGGTGAACATCCTGCAGACACCCAGCGGCGGATTCGTGGTGCGCCGACATGCTGCCCCGCCCGCCGTGGTCGCACAACCGGTACGACGGCCACCACCGCCGGCGCCACCGAAGCCGGTGCAGGTGGAACTGGCACCGATCCATGTCACCGGCAGCCGGTTGCCGCGCACCTCCGTGCAGACCACGCTGCCGGTAACAGTGATCGACCGCGAAGACATCCTGCGCAGCGGCTACGGCACGCTGTTCGACCTGTTGCGCCACCTGCCCGGCATGAACGGCCACCCGCCACTAAGCACCTCGCGCAGTGGCGATTCGCTGTACCTGCCGGTCGGCGCAGCAGCCACCACCAGCCTGGACGGCATGGGCCCGCGCGCGACCCTGTTCCTGGTCAATGGCCGGCGCCTGCCGCGCTATCCGATGGTATCGCTGGAAGAAGGCGGGCTGACCGATCTGGGTGGCATTCCGCTCAGCTTCGTCGAGCGCATCGAACTGGTGCGCGGCGGTGCTTCGGCCATCTACGGCGCCGATGCAATGTCCGGCGTGGTCAACATCATCCTGCGCGACCAGGCCGAGGGGCCGGAGGCCACGCTGCAATCGGGGGTCAGCAGCCGTGGTGATGGCGATCAGTACCGGCTGCAGGCAGCCACCGGTGGTGTGCGCGAAGATGGCGACCGCTGGTTCGCCGGCGTCGACCTGCATCGCCTGCAGCATGTGGCCGGTGACCAGCGCGACTGGCATGCGGAAACCTCGCTGTACCCGATCGGGCTGATCCTTGCCAACGGCAATTACTACCCGGCCACGCAGTGCGATCGGCCATTGCAGCGCGAAGACGACGGCTGCTGGTTCGACAACGCCCGCCCGCGCTCGCTGCAGCCGGCATCGGAAACGCTGTCCGGCTATCTGCGCTATCGCCACGAACGCGGTGACGGACGCTACGCCTATGTGGAAGCGCGCGCCAGCCACAACCGCCAGCGTTTTGAACTGGGCCCGACCGCCGTTGCCCTCAATTTCAGCCGTGGTGCGATCCTCAATGTGGTCCTGCAGGAAGGCGGCGAAGTGCGCCCGCGCGTGCATGCCACCGAAGGCGACATCAGTTTCGGCATGGGCCGTGAGCACGCCGGCCGCAGTTGGGATGCCGGCCTCAGCGCGCAGCGCAGCCAGGTGGACCTGCGCACCGAAGGCACCGTGCGCAGCGAACGCCTGCTGGAAGCCACACGAACGCTGGATTTCCTGCCAGGCTTTTCCACCCTGCCGGCGGGGCTGGCAGAGGAGCTGTTTCCGGCCATCCACAATCGCGGGCGTACCGAGCAGCTGCAGGGTTGGTGGGGCATGCAGCGCACCCTGATGACACTGCCGGGCGGTGCGGCACAGCTGGCAACCGGTATCGACCTGCGCCGCGAGCGCTGGACATCGCTGCCCGATCCGCTGCTGGGCAAGGGTGAGTTGGCGCTGGGCCTGCCGATGGAGCAGCGCCGGCTGTCGCGGCAGAGCAACGCCGCCTACGCCGAACTGGGCCTGCCGTTGGCGCCGACATTGCGCCTGGACGTGGCCGCGCGGCTGGACCGCGATGGCGGTGACACTGCGTTCTCACCGCGTGCCGGCCTGCGCTGGAGTCCGGGCCCGCACTGGTCGTTCCTGCTGGCCAGTGGCCGCGGCTACCGCGCGCCCAGCATCTTCGAGCGGCGGCGACCGCCGGGCTACTTCGGCCTGTACGGCCTGCCCGCATCGGCCTCCCTGCCGCCGTGCGCGCGCCCGCTGCGCGGTGGCGGCTGCGCGGTGGAAGTAGAGGTGGTGGAGAACGATGTGCTGAAAGCCGAGACCTCGCGCAGCCACTCGCTGGCCGCCAGCTGGACACCGAACGATGCGTTCTCGCTCTCTCTGACCCACAACATCGTCGAACTGCGCAACGAGATCCTTGCTCTGCAACCCAGCGATGCACTGTGGAATCCCGGTACCTGGGAGCTGGATGAGCAAGGTCGCCTGCGTGATCTTCGCCTGTCATTCGACAACATCGGCCGCACCACCTCGCGCAACTGGGTACTGCGTGGCGAGTACCGGGTGGATGCCGGCCGCAACGGGCAATGGCTGTTCTCGCTGGATGCATTGAAGCAGCAGGAACTGCGTCGTGATCGCAGCCATGGCCAATCGGTGGACCTGCGCGGGCATGCCACGCCGGCAAACGCGGGCATTCTCAACGTGCAGTGGCAGAACCCGTCCTGGGACATCGCCCTGCGTGGCAATCGCGTCGGTCGCACCCGCGCATGGCTGGCCGGCGAGGCGTGCGCGCAGGAGCAGCATGACCAGGGCCGCTGCATGAACCCTGCGCAGCTGCGCTGGAACCTGCACCTGGCGCGCCGGCTGAGCCCGCGCGTGATTGCCGCACTGGACGTGCACAACCTGCTTGATACGCAGCCGGTGAACTACCTTATCGGCAGCGGCGGACAGATGCCCGGGCTGGACGATCCACTCGGCCGCTACTTTCTGCTGACCCTGCAATTCCGCTGA